A genomic segment from Stappia indica encodes:
- a CDS encoding head-tail adaptor protein, producing the protein MRAAAGAGSLDRAMRLERPERIEAADGEAETIFTDTGLVFVALAPASLAERQAGGRHDGIATHVARLRTGTGIAGGWRLSEGARHFRVLAVDDTARRSGFVACLIEEEGR; encoded by the coding sequence GTGAGGGCGGCGGCAGGAGCGGGCTCGCTCGACCGCGCGATGCGGCTGGAGCGGCCCGAACGGATCGAGGCGGCGGACGGCGAGGCCGAAACGATCTTCACGGACACCGGCCTCGTCTTCGTGGCACTGGCGCCGGCGAGCCTTGCCGAGCGGCAGGCGGGCGGGCGGCACGACGGCATCGCCACCCATGTGGCGCGGCTGCGCACCGGCACCGGCATTGCCGGCGGCTGGCGGCTGAGCGAGGGCGCGCGGCACTTCCGCGTGCTGGCCGTCGACGACACGGCGCGGCGGAGCGGGTTTGTCGCCTGCCTCATCGAGGAGGAGGGGCGATGA
- a CDS encoding head-tail connector protein, with amino-acid sequence MTAIVTTPPALEPVTLEEARAQLRVTTSEEDALLGRLIAAARAQIELATRRALIAQGWRLYLDAWPPGRVVRLPVAPVASVEAVTVYDGDGLPVALDPADYRLEAATNPPRLKVKAGAPAGIKGFNGIEIDFTAGYGTEADAVPGPLRQAVLLLVAHWFEHREPGLDPAALGLPPAVASLAGSYRMVRL; translated from the coding sequence ATGACCGCGATCGTGACGACGCCGCCGGCACTGGAGCCGGTGACGCTGGAGGAGGCGCGCGCCCAGCTGCGCGTGACAACCAGTGAGGAGGATGCGCTGCTCGGCCGGCTGATCGCCGCCGCGCGGGCGCAGATCGAGCTGGCAACGCGCCGGGCGCTGATCGCGCAGGGCTGGCGGCTCTATCTCGATGCCTGGCCGCCGGGCCGGGTGGTGCGGCTGCCGGTCGCCCCGGTCGCCTCCGTCGAGGCGGTCACCGTCTATGACGGCGACGGGCTGCCGGTGGCGCTTGACCCTGCCGACTACCGGCTGGAGGCGGCAACCAACCCGCCGCGGCTGAAGGTCAAGGCCGGGGCGCCGGCCGGGATCAAAGGCTTCAACGGCATCGAGATCGACTTCACCGCCGGATACGGCACGGAGGCCGACGCGGTGCCGGGGCCGCTGCGCCAGGCGGTGCTGCTGCTGGTTGCCCACTGGTTCGAGCACCGCGAGCCGGGGCTGGATCCGGCCGCGCTCGGCCTGCCGCCGGCGGTGGCGAGCCTTGCCGGCAGCTACCGGATGGTGCGGCTGTGA